Proteins found in one Pieris napi chromosome 6, ilPieNapi1.2, whole genome shotgun sequence genomic segment:
- the LOC125050549 gene encoding uncharacterized protein LOC125050549 produces MDTKGLIHKISKEVEKTIKKEISELNQSLQFHSTKLDEVLGCIDAFKNTIKALERKNTELLQKNNNLELRVGVLEQRFHEMEQKKLANSIEIANVPPASEENVIKLVENVALKLKQPFDGIRNSMRYQGKYDQPGIIRVKLTDKASQEKWIKAAKTIKTMVADVCPYEPNNNKIVFIREAMTKSNKSILWEAKQELKNKQNYKYVWFKNGMVRARKDDNTKIENLRSILDIQALKKKDRMSINCPN; encoded by the coding sequence ATGGACACTAAGGGGCTAATACATAAAATCTCCAAGGAGGTGGAAAAAACTATAAAGAAGGAAATAAGCGAACTTAACCAATCTCTGCAATTTCACAGTACGAAGTTGGATGAAGTATTAGGTTGTATTGAtgcctttaaaaataccataaaagctttagaaagaaaaaacacggaactattacaaaaaaacaacaatcTCGAATTGAGGGTAGGCGTATTGGAGCAGCGTTTCCATGAGATGGAACAGAAGAAACTTGCTAATTCTATAGAAATAGCAAACGTCCCCCCTGCGAGCGAAGAGAATGTGATAAAATTAGTTGAAAATGTAGCATTAAAACTTAAACAGCCCTTCGACGGTATCCGTAACTCAATGCGATACCAAGGTAAATACGACCAACCCGGCATTATACGAGTTAAACTTACTGATAAAGCGAGCCAAGAAAAGTGGATTAAAGCTGCAAAAACCATTAAAACTATGGTGGCCGATGTTTGCCCCTATGAACCCAACAATAACAAAATAGTATTCATCAGGGAAGCAATGACTAAATCCAACAAAAGCATTTTATGGGAAGCCAAGCAGGAATTAAAGAACAAACAAAACTATAAATACGTTTGGTTTAAAAACGGTATGGTTCGTGCAAGAAAGGATGATAACACAAAAATAGAAAACTTAAGATCTATATTGGATATACAagcgttaaaaaaaaaagacagaatGTCAATTAACTGCCCAAATTAA